DNA from Dehalobacter sp. 12DCB1:
TTCAGGTGAAAAATAACAAATTAGATGAAGCCGAGGCTGGATTTCGAAGGGCACTGGCCTGCTGCAAACAGCTGAATAACAATAAAGGGATTGCTGAAGCCAGGGCCGGACTAGCCAGCGTTTATTTCAACCAGGGGAAGAATGCCAAAGCCATTTATTTATATAAGCAGGCTATCAGGGACTATCCGAGAGAAGCATCACCCCTGCGTTTGGCGGCCTTGTACTCTGATCTGGGCCAGGTTTATACAAAAATAAAAGAGTGGCAGGCTGCAGGAGAGTCTTTTCTGCATGCCGAAAATCTCTGCCGGGAACACGGTTATCTAAATGGGGAGGCAGATATCAGCCTCTGTTTGGGAGAAATCTATTACAGTCAGGCGCAGAAAATTGCTGCGCAGGGGAAATTTTACTATGCCGCCAAGATCTACGCCATGTTAGGCGAACAGGTTTCACTGGCTAATGCGCTGCAATATATCGCCTTCTTGTACTTTGAAAAAAATAGGCTGCCGGAAGCCCTGCTTTTACAACAGAGAGTTGTCGCGCTGTATTTGAAAAACGGCCGTGATCCTGAAATCAGTGAAAGTTATTTCATGTTAAGTAATCTTCTCCAATGTTCGAAACTACTGGATGAAGCAATCAGCAGTCTTGAGTTGTCCCTTCAATACCATCAAGGAAGCGAATTCGGCTTTGCTGTGCGCTATTACAGTCTGGCCATCCTGTTGATTAAGAAACAGGATTATTCGGAGGCAAAAAAACAATATCTAGAAGCCCTAAAGTACTTTCAGTTCTTTGGTGACAGCTCCAAGATCGGCGAAATCAGTGAGGAATTAACATATCTTGTCCGCTACGAGGATACTTTGTTTCAGGAGAATCTGTACAAACTGCTCGGCAAAAGGTTTTATGATGAGCCGGAACTGCCAAAAGGAGAAGCGATGTTAAAGCTTGCTAATCTTTTGATGAAAAAAGGCAAAAATATGGAAGCGCTGCGCTGCGGTTGGATCGCACTGGTGTGCGCCAGGTCCCTGCAGGATGAAACTAAAGAAATTGAGCTGCTGATTCAAGATTTGTCCCAAACCATCAGATATGAGAAAAAAACCTCTCGGCCTTATCGGTAAAACAAAAATTATACTTTCAAAAGGACTGTGAAAAAAATTGGGAATAGGTTAGAATAGGTTATAAGCCAAAATAAGGTGGAGATGTTCCTTGAATCATAATGATCAGGTTCTGCTTGAAAGCTTTGAACGGATTTATTTTCTTTTAGAAAAAGAAGCCCAAAATTTAACGGAGATCAAATCAGCTTATGCCGAAAAAATTCGCCAGTGGGAGGATGAGATCAAAGCGTATGCGATGATGATAGAGGAAATCTCCGTTCCGGCCAGGTTTATTCTTGAGCATATCCTGTCCCTGAAATTTAAGTCCGGTCAGATGGCAGTTGAAGCTGAGAATATTACCCAGGGCTTTTCAGGAATAGGGGACATCCATGTGGAAAAGTTCGGAATTATCAAAATCTCCACTGGAAATTTACAGCTTAGCTGGCGCGATGAACTGTATAATTACTTATTTTATCCTGATAAGGTGGAATTGCGGACAAACGACGAAAGGACGACGATTAAACTGTTCTTTTCCCAGCAATTTGACGCGAAGGATATTCAAAGGTTTTCTGCGGTTACGGAAAGCCGTCAGCTGTTATATATTCACCCAGCATTGGAAAAGTATTTAGTACTAGAATAAAAAATTTAAAGAATTGGAGAGTGCTAAGGTTTGAATTATACGAAAGAAGATGTCTTACGAGAGGCGTATGAAAAAGGCGTAAAATTCATGAGACTCCAGTTTACCGATATTTTCGGAGTATTAAAGAATGTCTCTATTCCGGTAGAACAACTTGAGAAAGCCCTGGACGGAGAAATGATGTTTGACGGTTCTTCTATTGAAGGCTTTGTGCGTATTGAGGAGTCGGACATGTACCTGAGGCCCGACCCCGACACATTTGTCGTCTTCCCGTGGAGGCCTGCTGAAGGCGGGGTAGCGAGACTCATCTGTGATGTTTATAATCCTGACGGGACGCCATTCAACGGTTGTCCGCGCAATACACTAAAAAAAGTACTGGCAGAAGCCTCAGAAATGGGTTTCAAATGCTACATAGGACCAGAGCTGGAATTTTTCCTGTTCCATGTCGACACGGAGGGCAGACCGACCCTGATTACCCATGATAAAGCAGGTTATTTTGACATGACACCGGTTGATCTAGGGGAGAGTGCCAGAAGAGATATGGTTCTGGCGCTGGAGCAGATGAATTTTGAAATTGAAGCCTCCCATCATGAAGTTGCTCCCGGACAGCATGAGATTGACTTCAAATATGCCGATGCCTTGGAAATGGCTGATAAAATGGTCACCTTCAGATTTGTCGTCCGGACGATTGCCCAACGGCACGGACTGCATGCGACATTTATGCCGAAACCGATCTTTGGAATCAATGGTTCCGGAATGCATGTCAACCAGTCTTTATTCAAAAATGGCAAAAACCTTTTCTATGATCTGGAAGGACCAATGAACCTTTCGAGCGAAGCGTATCATTATATTGCCGGTATTATGGAACATGCCAAGGCTTTTACGGCGATCACCAATCCTACGGTCAATTCGTACAAAAGGCTCGTTCCGGGCTATGAAGCACC
Protein-coding regions in this window:
- a CDS encoding tetratricopeptide repeat protein is translated as MDTTLEIWRKYLENGIKCLGDGKTEEAEKNLQISLLKAEALELPIIVAFSQRLLATVQVKNNKLDEAEAGFRRALACCKQLNNNKGIAEARAGLASVYFNQGKNAKAIYLYKQAIRDYPREASPLRLAALYSDLGQVYTKIKEWQAAGESFLHAENLCREHGYLNGEADISLCLGEIYYSQAQKIAAQGKFYYAAKIYAMLGEQVSLANALQYIAFLYFEKNRLPEALLLQQRVVALYLKNGRDPEISESYFMLSNLLQCSKLLDEAISSLELSLQYHQGSEFGFAVRYYSLAILLIKKQDYSEAKKQYLEALKYFQFFGDSSKIGEISEELTYLVRYEDTLFQENLYKLLGKRFYDEPELPKGEAMLKLANLLMKKGKNMEALRCGWIALVCARSLQDETKEIELLIQDLSQTIRYEKKTSRPYR
- the glnA gene encoding type I glutamate--ammonia ligase; the encoded protein is MNYTKEDVLREAYEKGVKFMRLQFTDIFGVLKNVSIPVEQLEKALDGEMMFDGSSIEGFVRIEESDMYLRPDPDTFVVFPWRPAEGGVARLICDVYNPDGTPFNGCPRNTLKKVLAEASEMGFKCYIGPELEFFLFHVDTEGRPTLITHDKAGYFDMTPVDLGESARRDMVLALEQMNFEIEASHHEVAPGQHEIDFKYADALEMADKMVTFRFVVRTIAQRHGLHATFMPKPIFGINGSGMHVNQSLFKNGKNLFYDLEGPMNLSSEAYHYIAGIMEHAKAFTAITNPTVNSYKRLVPGYEAPCYIAWSGRNRSPLIRIPAKRGSSTRIELRSPDPSCNPYLALAVQIKAGLDGIKRKLNPPEAVDLNIFAMDDRQRKEMGIDSLPGDLKEALTLLSNDEVIKDALGEHIYSRFVAAKTEEYDSFRIAVHKWEIERYLEIY